A genomic window from Triticum urartu cultivar G1812 chromosome 7, Tu2.1, whole genome shotgun sequence includes:
- the LOC125523746 gene encoding galactose mutarotase-like codes for MKMARALFIAVLATCFVALGQAAAERKTVGVYELNKGDFSIKVTNWGATLMSVILPDSRGNLGDVILGYDTVAEYMNGTAYFGGLIGRVANRIANARFTLDGKVYRLVPNDGNNTLHGGHRGFDKVVWTVKEHVAGGSSPFITLYYHSFDGEQGFPGDVDVHVTYQITGTHELSVRMNATARSKATPVNLAHHAYWNLGGHGSGSILGEEVRLFASRYTPVDAALIPTGRLAPVAGTPYDFRRPAAVGSRIGGLLSRGVDGYDINYVVDGGGLRRVAAVRDVASGRAMELWADQPGVQFYTANGLSGVRGKGGKVYGRYGALCLETQGFPDAVNRPSFPSQIVRPGKVYRHDMVFKFSF; via the exons ATGAAAATGGCGAGAGCCCTGTTCATCGCGGTCCTTGCCACGTGCTTTGTGGCGCTCGGCCAAGCGGCGGCCGAGAGGAAGACCGTCGGTGTGTACGAGCTCAACAAGGGGGATTTCTCAATCAAGGTCACCAACTGGGGCGCCACCCTCATGTCCGTGATTCTCCCCGACTCGAGAG GAAACTTGGGGGATGTCATCCTGGGCTACGATACGGTTGCTGAATATATG AATGGCACCGCCTACTTTGGAGGGTTGATCGGCCGCGTCGCCAACAGGATCGCCAATGCCCGGTTCACGCTCGACGGCAAAGTCTACCGGCTGGTTCCCAACGATGGCAACAACACGCTCCATG GTGGTCACCGGGGATTCGACAAGGTCGTGTGGACGGTGAAAGAGCACGTCGCCGGCGGCAGCTCCCCCTTCATTACTCTGTATTACCATAGCTTCGACGGAGAGCAAG GGTTCCCAGGCGACGTGGACGTGCACGTGACGTACCAGATCACGGGCACGCACGAGCTGAGCGTGCGCATGAACGCGACGGCACGGAGCAAGGCCACCCCGGTGAACCTGGCGCACCACGCCTACTGGAACCTCGGCGGGCACGGCAGCGGCAGCATCCTCGGCGAGGAGGTCCGCCTCTTCGCCTCCCGGTACACGCCCGTGGACGCCGCGCTCATCCCGACGGGCCGCCTCGCGCCCGTGGCGGGCACGCCGTACGACTTCCGCAGGCCGGCCGCCGTGGGCTCGCGCATCGGCGGCCTCCTGAGCCGGGGCGTCGATGGGTACGACATCAACTACGTCGTGGACGGCGGGGGCCTGCGGCGGGTGGCGGCCGTCCGGGACGTCGCGTCCGGCAGGGCAATGGAGCTGTGGGCGGACCAGCCTGGGGTGCAGTTCTACACGGCCAACGGGCTGAGCGGCGTGAGGGGAAAGGGCGGCAAGGTCTACGGCCGGTACGGCGCGCTCTGCCTGGAGACGCAGGGGTTCCCCGACGCCGTGAACCGCCCGAGTTTCCCGTCGCAGATCGTCCGGCCGGGGAAGGTGTACAGGCATGACATGGTGTTCAAGTTCTCCTTCtag